From Nicotiana tabacum cultivar K326 chromosome 22, ASM71507v2, whole genome shotgun sequence, one genomic window encodes:
- the LOC107798733 gene encoding small ribosomal subunit protein eS24z, which produces MADKAVTIRTRKFMTNRLLARKQFIIDVLHPGRANVSKAELKEKLARMYEVKEPNAIFVFKFRTHFGGGKSTGFGLIYDSVENAKKYEPKYRLIRNGLDTKVEKSRKQMKERKNRAKKVRGVKKTKAGDAKKK; this is translated from the exons ATGGCGGACAAGGCAGTGACTATTAGAACTAGGAAGTTCATGACCAATAGGCTTCTTGCAAGGAAACAATTC ATTATTGATGTCTTGCATCCTGGAAGAGCCAATGTTTCCAAG GCTGAGTTGAAAGAGAAATTGGCAAGGATGTATGAAGTGAAAGAGCCAAATGCCATCTTCGTGTTCAAGTTCAGGACCCActttggaggaggcaaatctaCTGGATTTGGTTTGATCTATGACTCTGTTGAAAACGCAAAGAAGTATGAGCCCAAGTACAGGTTGATCAGG AATGGATTAGACACCAAGGTGGAGAAGTCCAGGAAGCAAATGAAGGAGCGCAAGAACAGAGCCAAGAAAGTTCGTGGTGTCAAGAAG ACCAAGGCTGGAGACGCTAAGAAGAAGTGA
- the LOC107798731 gene encoding fasciclin-like arabinogalactan protein 21 yields the protein MASTAKLFIFLISIFICISHTTAANPVFRRSTPDSRRHLLLTPSPSQSPSPLAVILNNLGFQDLANASLNANISTINFPLTIFAPTDSSLLTCPSCSLPLLLQEHSVLGLYSFHFLRNLAFGTKIETLAPTRCLTITPSRINNSSRSVFVNGVEITKPDLYNNGFIIVHGIQGYIAHLSPISCRIESMTSLSFPFIPPPTEAFAATRLMLKDVMASLRTGGYSIVALAMRVKYPELADLKSMTIFAIDDLSIFDGGNGHEYVANLGFHIVPNRLLMASELVRLPHDTELLTMDRGEKLVVTTEGGNGPLVPMRINYVKIKNLDLVYNNRIVVHGLSTPFPRIRPHQNDGTQEFQEMMMGTVQ from the coding sequence ATGGCGTCCACTGCTAAGCTCTTCATCTTCCTCATCTCCATTTTCATCTGCATTTCACACACCACCGCCGCAAACCCTGTGTTCCGCCGTTCAACACCAGACTCTCGTCGTCACCTTCTCCTAACTCCATCACCATCTCAATCTCCATCTCCATTGGCCGTCATCCTCAATAATCTCGGTTTCCAAGACCTGGCCAACGCATCTCTTAACGCCAACATCTCCACCATTAATTTCCCACTTACCATTTTCGCCCCTACTGATTCCTCCCTCCTCACTTGCCCCTCTTGTTCCCTTCCCCTGCTTCTTCAAGAACACTCTGTTCTTGGTCTCTACTCTTTCCACTTCCTCCGTAACCTTGCATTTGGTACAAAGATTGAAACTTTAGCCCCAACTCGCTGTCTTACTATAACCCCCTCTCGTATTAACAACTCTTCGAGGTCTGTTTTTGTAAACGGGGTGGAAATTACCAAACCGGACTTATACAATAATGGGTTCATCATTGTTCATGGTATACAGGGGTATATCGCTCATCTTTCTCCAATTTCATGCAGAATTGAGAGCATGACTAGTTTGTCGTTCCCGTTTATTCCACCGCCCACGGAGGCGTTTGCTGCCACGCGCTTGATGTTAAAAGATGTTATGGCAAGTCTGCGTACTGGTGGTTATAGTATAGTGGCACTTGCTATGAGAGTTAAGTACCCTGAGTTAGCTGATTTGAAATCCATGACTATTTTTGCAATTGATGATTTGTCAATCTTTGATGGTGGGAATGGGCATGAGTATGTGGCAAATCTTGGGTTTCATATTGTGCCTAATAGGCTGTTAATGGCCTCTGAGTTGGTAAGATTGCCTCATGATACAGAGCTGCTGACAATGGATAGGGGGGAGAAATTGGTTGTGACTACTGAGGGTGGCAATGGTCCTTTGGTTCCAATGAGGATTAATTACGTTAAAATCAAGAATTTGGACCTTGTTTACAATAATAGGATTGTGGTTCATGGGCTTTCAACGCCATTCCCACGCATTCGTCCTCATCAAAATGATGGTACACAGGAATTTCAAGAGATGATGATGGGGACTGTGCAATAA